The Rhodothermales bacterium nucleotide sequence CGCAGAATGCCCGGCACGTGCTCCGCCATGGTCGGGCCGAAGGCGAGCACGCTCGTGGCGCTGACTCCCTCCTGTCCGTCTCCGCGCGTATAACCAAACGTGGCCCTGTACAGCCGGTCCTTCTTCGTGTTGAACGCGTCGAAATTCGTCTCGAACGCCACGTACTGGAAAAGCAGCAGGCAACAGGCCATCCCCAGCGTCAGGCCGGCGATGTTGATGAAACTGTAGCCTTTCTGCCGGCGCAGGGTGCGCAGCGCGATCTTCAGATAATTCCCGAGCATCGTGGCCCTCGATCGCAGCTCATCCATCACCTGGCTTCGCCGGCGAAGCTTGCCCCAGTACACCCTGCGGTACGCCGGCTCGGCGTCAGCCAGGTCCCCGAGCGCGCGCACGGCTTCCCGAAACGCTGCCTCATCCGACATCCCCTGGTGCCTAAGTTCCGCCATATGGGC carries:
- a CDS encoding permease prefix domain 1-containing protein: MESRFDLKTALATWRQFQVRRQGFLTEDLDELEVHLRAHMAELRHQGMSDEAAFREAVRALGDLADAEPAYRRVYWGKLRRRSQVMDELRSRATMLGNYLKIALRTLRRQKGYSFINIAGLTLGMACCLLLFQYVAFETNFDAFNTKKDRLYRATFGYTRGDGQEGVSATSVLAFGPTMAEHVPGILRYARILPTYGGVVLSDPGASDSRSLTEERALFVD